From the Chitinolyticbacter meiyuanensis genome, one window contains:
- a CDS encoding MacB family efflux pump subunit, producing the protein MSDALIELSGLYRRFPAGETEVTILDDVNLVIALGEMVAIMGQSGSGKSTLMNILGGLDSPSSGSFRFAGVEVGSLDADGLAALRREHFGFIFQRYHLIPALNAEENVAMPAIYAGMDRSDRAERARQLLGRLGLAERTHHRPSQLSGGQQQRVSIARALMNGGEVILADEPTGALDSRSGEEVLKTLKELHARGHTVILVTHDAHVAAQAERVIEIRDGRIVADRRNDAGRDEEAAPDRPAPPVHPKGWAANWGRFAEAFSMAWRSLVANRLRTLLTMLGIIIGIASVVSIVALGEGMQQSVLANMSSLGATNIDIMPGSGLSDDRSGGVRTLREPDLAAIAAEPYVEAVTPLNQKSLRVRYRNSDANATVYGVAPSYFDVRGQAISIGSNFSDQDVRRQAQVAVIGESTRKTLFGEGNGLGEIILVGNVPLQVIGVAEAKSSGWGGDSLEVWMPYSTAASRVLGQQHFRRITVKVKEGVPMKAAEEALTQRLTLAHGKQDFYTRNMQDILDSVESSTRNIKLFLTMIGVISLVVGGIGVMNIMLVSVTERTHEIGIRMAVGARQSDIMRQFLIEAIVVCMLGGAIGIAISLGIGALVSHFLTDFSMIFSAQSILTAVLCATAVGVVFGFLPARRAARLAPIEALARE; encoded by the coding sequence ATGAGCGATGCATTGATCGAACTCTCGGGCCTCTATCGCCGCTTCCCGGCGGGCGAAACCGAGGTCACCATCCTCGACGACGTGAATCTGGTGATTGCACTTGGCGAGATGGTGGCCATCATGGGCCAGTCCGGCTCGGGCAAGTCCACGCTGATGAACATCCTCGGCGGGCTCGACAGCCCCAGTAGCGGCTCGTTCCGCTTCGCCGGGGTGGAAGTGGGCTCGCTCGACGCCGATGGCCTGGCCGCCTTGCGCCGCGAGCACTTCGGCTTCATCTTCCAGCGCTATCACCTGATCCCGGCGCTCAATGCCGAGGAAAACGTGGCCATGCCGGCCATCTACGCCGGCATGGACCGCAGCGATCGCGCCGAACGCGCACGCCAGCTGCTCGGCCGGCTGGGGCTTGCCGAACGCACGCATCATCGACCAAGCCAGTTGTCCGGCGGCCAGCAGCAGCGGGTGTCGATCGCCCGGGCCTTGATGAACGGCGGCGAGGTGATCCTGGCCGATGAGCCGACCGGCGCGCTCGACTCCCGCAGTGGCGAGGAGGTGCTGAAGACGCTGAAGGAGCTGCACGCCCGTGGTCACACGGTGATCCTGGTCACTCACGATGCCCATGTGGCGGCGCAGGCCGAGCGCGTGATCGAGATCCGCGACGGCCGCATTGTGGCCGACCGGCGCAACGATGCCGGCCGCGACGAGGAGGCCGCGCCCGACCGCCCCGCCCCACCAGTCCATCCCAAGGGCTGGGCAGCCAACTGGGGCCGCTTCGCCGAAGCGTTCAGCATGGCGTGGCGCTCGCTGGTGGCCAACCGGCTGCGCACCCTGCTGACCATGCTCGGCATCATCATCGGCATCGCCTCGGTGGTCTCCATCGTCGCGCTGGGCGAAGGCATGCAGCAATCGGTGCTCGCCAACATGTCGTCGCTGGGCGCCACCAACATCGACATCATGCCGGGCTCGGGCCTCTCGGACGATCGCAGCGGTGGCGTGCGCACGCTGCGCGAGCCGGATCTGGCTGCAATCGCCGCCGAGCCCTATGTCGAGGCCGTTACGCCGCTGAACCAGAAAAGCCTGCGCGTGCGCTATCGCAACAGCGACGCCAACGCCACCGTCTACGGCGTGGCGCCGAGCTATTTCGACGTGCGCGGCCAGGCCATCAGCATCGGCAGCAACTTCAGCGACCAGGATGTGCGGCGTCAGGCGCAGGTGGCGGTGATTGGCGAGAGCACCCGCAAGACCCTGTTCGGCGAGGGCAATGGCCTCGGTGAAATCATCCTGGTCGGCAACGTGCCGTTGCAGGTGATCGGCGTGGCCGAGGCCAAGTCGAGCGGCTGGGGCGGCGACAGTCTGGAAGTGTGGATGCCCTACTCCACCGCGGCGAGCCGCGTGTTGGGCCAGCAGCATTTCCGTCGCATCACGGTGAAGGTGAAGGAGGGCGTGCCGATGAAGGCAGCCGAGGAAGCGCTGACGCAGCGGCTGACACTGGCGCATGGCAAGCAGGATTTCTACACCCGCAACATGCAGGACATCCTCGACTCGGTGGAGTCGTCCACGCGCAACATCAAGCTGTTCCTCACCATGATCGGCGTGATCTCGCTGGTGGTCGGCGGCATCGGCGTGATGAACATCATGCTGGTGTCGGTGACCGAGCGCACCCACGAGATCGGCATCCGCATGGCGGTCGGTGCGCGGCAGAGCGACATCATGCGCCAGTTCCTGATCGAGGCCATCGTGGTGTGCATGCTGGGCGGCGCCATCGGCATCGCCATCTCGCTCGGCATCGGCGCGCTGGTCAGCCATTTCCTCACCGATTTCTCGATGATCTTCTCCGCGCAATCCATCCTCACCGCCGTGCTGTGCGCCACCGCCGTCGGTGTGGTGTTCGGCTTCCTGCCCGCCCGCCGCGCAGCGCGGCTGGCCCCGATCGAGGCACTGGCACGCGAATGA
- a CDS encoding efflux transporter outer membrane subunit, with product MKTIPPFALRRMLVVALLPLFAACASTSQPQTVVSVPAAWQNPADGGTVAEADAFWAGFGDSALDALIRDARTRNADLATAVLKLKAASYALGQAELDRRPDVSVSGRVGTSRDLRQNQALGESYNLAASLSWELDLWGKLADQEAAARWRRDASAADLDGVRVALEANVATLYWQLALNDAQVTLAQSDLDTARRTFALVEARYQAGTVSGLDVAQARRSVSQNESALESARLTRGTTQRALNLLFDAPPQQDAIGAAQLPTQQPAVPAGLPSELLARRPDLAASSARLAASFADSEATRKSWLPTFSLTGSVGSTSSTLVDVLSNPVASLGLGLALPFIQWNERELALKVSQNQYEQAVIVHRQTIYTAFSEVENGLATRTQLAGETERLTAQRDDAATAERLTAVRYKAGAVDFETWLNAQNTLRAAERSLLQHRYQQAANLATLYKALGGAAPVVTAQ from the coding sequence ATGAAAACGATTCCTCCCTTTGCCCTGCGGCGCATGCTCGTCGTCGCCCTGCTGCCGCTGTTTGCCGCCTGCGCCAGCACCTCCCAGCCACAAACGGTCGTCTCCGTACCGGCCGCCTGGCAAAACCCGGCCGACGGCGGCACCGTCGCCGAAGCCGATGCCTTCTGGGCCGGCTTTGGCGACAGCGCGCTGGATGCACTGATCCGTGACGCACGCACGCGCAACGCGGACCTCGCCACCGCCGTGCTCAAGCTCAAGGCCGCGAGCTATGCGCTCGGCCAGGCGGAGCTTGATCGCCGCCCGGATGTCAGCGTGTCCGGCCGTGTCGGCACCAGCCGCGACCTGCGGCAGAACCAGGCGCTCGGCGAAAGCTACAACCTTGCTGCTTCGCTGTCGTGGGAGCTTGACCTGTGGGGCAAGCTCGCCGACCAGGAAGCCGCCGCCCGCTGGCGCCGCGATGCCAGCGCCGCCGATCTCGATGGCGTGCGCGTCGCACTCGAGGCCAACGTCGCCACGCTGTACTGGCAGCTGGCGCTGAACGATGCCCAGGTGACGCTGGCGCAGTCAGATCTCGACACCGCGCGCAGAACCTTTGCGCTGGTGGAAGCGCGCTACCAGGCCGGCACCGTGTCCGGGCTGGACGTGGCTCAAGCACGGCGCTCGGTCAGCCAGAACGAGAGCGCACTGGAATCGGCCCGCCTTACCCGCGGCACCACCCAGCGTGCGCTCAACCTGCTGTTCGATGCGCCGCCGCAGCAAGATGCGATCGGCGCAGCCCAGCTGCCGACGCAGCAGCCGGCGGTGCCAGCCGGGCTGCCGAGCGAGCTGCTGGCCCGCCGGCCGGATCTGGCGGCGAGCAGCGCACGTCTCGCTGCCTCGTTCGCCGATAGCGAGGCCACCCGCAAGAGCTGGCTGCCGACCTTCTCGCTGACCGGCAGCGTGGGCAGCACCAGCAGCACGCTGGTCGACGTACTGTCCAACCCGGTCGCCTCGCTGGGACTGGGCCTTGCACTGCCCTTCATCCAGTGGAACGAGCGTGAGCTGGCGCTCAAAGTGAGCCAGAACCAGTACGAACAGGCCGTGATCGTGCATCGCCAGACCATCTATACCGCGTTTTCCGAGGTGGAGAACGGGCTGGCAACGCGCACCCAGCTCGCGGGCGAAACGGAGCGACTGACCGCGCAGCGCGACGATGCCGCCACTGCCGAACGCCTGACTGCCGTGCGTTACAAAGCAGGCGCGGTCGATTTCGAAACCTGGCTCAACGCGCAGAACACGCTGCGTGCCGCCGAGCGCAGCCTGCTGCAGCACCGCTACCAGCAGGCCGCCAATCTCGCCACGCTGTACAAGGCTCTGGGCGGCGCCGCCCCGGTCGTCACGGCGCAATAG